The Syngnathus typhle isolate RoL2023-S1 ecotype Sweden linkage group LG3, RoL_Styp_1.0, whole genome shotgun sequence genome window below encodes:
- the dand5 gene encoding DAN domain family member 5, which yields MMLQMIIVVFFSTWAGSFPFPRNTLEHARKVSKVDFESSGVGPSEPVRGLVRVLQLDPRTLTRSRLFGRTGQTRSARPPFPAFLSHGRPGPALKAAESPLRHLQPERPVETEHKKRQGLHMWQRAVDKGHKIPVSLPANLKDAKQTCAAVHFIQRVTAEGCSTVSIHNKLCFGQCSSLFVPVEVDPASKGFRQRAPCSRCGPSKARAVTVPLQCGAEVRQRRVMLVEECKCETGREEKNPEEPSPHL from the exons aTGATGTTGCAGATGATCATCGTGGTATTTTTCTCTACTTGGGCGGGGTCTTTCCCATTCCCTCGCAACACTTTGGAGCACGCCCGAAAAGTGTCAAAAGTTGACTTTGAGTCATCCGGTGTTGGACCCAGCGAGCCTGTCCGTGGCCTAGTGAGGGTGCTCCAGCTGGACCCACGCACTCTGACCCGATCCAGGCTTTTTGGAAGGACAGGCCAGACCCGGAGCGCCAGACCGCCCTTCCCCGCCTTCCTGTCCCACGGGCGGCCCGGACCGGCCCTCAAGGCTGCTGAGAGCCCGCTGCGCCACCTTCAGCCTGAAAGACCAGTTGAGACGGAGCACAAGAAGAGACAAGGCCTGCACATGTGGCAGAGGGCCGTCGATAAAGGACACAAGATCCCCGTGTCTTTGCCCGCCAATCTTAAGGATGCCAAACAGACGTgcgctgctgttcatttcatccag CGAGTGACAGCAGAGGGTTGCAGCACAGTGAGCATCCACAACAAGCTGTGTTTCGGCCAGTGCAGCTCCCTGTTCGTCCCAGTCGAGGTGGACCCGGCCAGCAAGGGATTCCGCCAGCGCGCTCCCTGCTCCCGATGTGGCCCTTCCAAGGCCCGCGCCGTCACTGTGCCCCTGCAGTGCGGCGCTGAGGTCCGCCAGCGGCGAGTGATGCTGGTGGAGGAGTGCAAGTGCGAGACGGGCCGTGAGGAGAAGAACCCAGAGGAGCCTTCACCACATTTGTGA